A window of Diospyros lotus cultivar Yz01 chromosome 14, ASM1463336v1, whole genome shotgun sequence contains these coding sequences:
- the LOC127789874 gene encoding UDP-glycosyltransferase 73C3-like, which translates to MANSSTSPAAQMAMPPQIGHLQLHFVLIPLMSPGHLLPMVDMAKLLAQHGVTVTILTTPLNTVRFKSTIDRAVDSGLQIRLLQLQFPATEAGLPEGCENMDSLPSRATIKNFFDACKMLQQPFEELFAKLHPPPSCIISGKNLAWTVETARKFGVPRIFFDGMSCFSFSCTHNLEISNAHGAAASKFEPFLVPNLPHQIQLTRAQLPESLNPGSPDLTEVRDKMRAAENEADGILVNTFEELEAEYVKMYRKIKGGKVWCIGPVTSCNKLSLDKAERGEKASKYAQNQIRDWLDSFEPNSVVYACLGSICGLTAPQLIELGLGLEASNHPFIWAMRSSGGEKSQELEKWMIEEVFEERIKGRGLVIRGWAPQLLILSHKATGAFLTHCGWNSTVEGVSAGVPIIACPLFAEQFINERLVVDVLEIGVSVGVEAAVTWGMEEKFKGVVMKRMDVKRAVEKAMEKGEEGKVRRERAKEIGVMARRAVEEGGSSYLNMEMLIQYVFQQTIVLKLSVMGQ; encoded by the exons ATGGCCAATTCATCCACTTCTCCAGCAGCACAAATGGCAATGCCTCCCCAAATTGGCCATCTTCAGCTCCACTTTGTCCTGATCCCTCTCATGTCTCCAGGCCATCTTCTTCCTATGGTGGACATGGCCAAGCTTTTGGCTCAGCATGGTGTCACGGTGACCATACTCACAACTCCCCTAAACACTGTTCGATTCAAATCAACCATTGATCGAGCAGTTGACTCCGGGCTGCAGATCCGGCTGCTGCAGCTCCAGTTCCCGGCCACCGAGGCCGGCCTGCCTGAGGGCTGCGAGAACATGGACTCACTGCCCTCCAGAGCCACCATCAAGAATTTCTTTGATGCTTGCAAGATGCTGCAGCAGCCATTTGAGGAGCTCTTTGCCAAGCTGCATCCCCCTCCAAGCTGCATAATTTCCGGGAAAAATCTTGCTTGGACAGTGGAAACAGCAAGAAAGTTTGGGGTTCCCAGGATTTTCTTTGATGGGATGAGCTGCTTTTCGTTTTCTTGCACCCATAATTTGGAAATTTCCAACGCTCATGGTGCTGCAGCTTCCAAGTTTGAGCCTTTTCTGGTGCCTAATTTGCCCCATCAAATTCAGCTGACCAGAGCTCAACTTCCTGAATCACTGAATCCAGGCTCACCGGATTTGACTGAAGTTCGAGATAAAATGAGGGCAGCCGAGAATGAAGCAGATGGGATCCTGGTGAATACTTTTGAAGAATTGGAGGCAGAATATGTGAAAATGTACAGAAAGATTAAGGGTGGGAAAGTATGGTGTATTGGGCCAGTTACATCTTGCAACAAGCTGAGCCTGGACAAGGCTGAGAGGGGCGAAAAGGCCTCGAAATATGCTCAAAACCAGATACGCGATTGGCTGGATTCATTTGAGCCTAACTCAGTTGTTTATGCCTGTCTTGGAAGCATATGTGGCCTCACAGCTCCACAACTCATAGAGCTTGGGTTAGGCCTGGAAGCCTCAAACCATCCCTTCATTTGGGCCATGAGATCATCGGGTGGAGAGAAATCACAGGAGTTGGAGAAATGGATGATTGAAGAGGTGTTCGAAGAGAGAATCAAAGGGAGGGGCCTTGTGATCAGAGGCTGGGCCCCCCAATTGCTCATCCTATCCCACAAAGCCACAGGGGCATTCTTGACGCACTGTGGGTGGAACTCAACAGTGGAGGGTGTTTCAGCTGGTGTGCCCATCATAGCCTGCCCTTTGTTTGCCGAGCAGTTCATCAATGAGAGGCTGGTGGTCGATGTTCTGGAGATTGGAGTCAGTGTTGGAGTTGAGGCTGCAGTGACATGGGGAATGGAAGAGAAGTTCAAAGGGGTGGTGATGAAGAGAATGGATGTGAAGAGGGCTGTGGAGAAGGCAAtggagaagggagaagaagggaAAGTGAGGAGGGAAAGGGCCAAAGAGATTGGGGTGATGGCAAGGAGGGCAGTGGAAGAAGGGGGTTCTTCTTATCTCAATATGGAGATGTTGATCCAATATGTATTCCAACAGACAATAG TTTTGAAGCTGTCTGTCATGGGACAGTAG
- the LOC127789873 gene encoding UDP-glycosyltransferase 73C3-like, which yields MMRYLQLLHMHSFTPKKRKYKWRRDKQNVQPQETLRKGHHHLNQLWILNLPTMANSSTSPATQMPIPPQIGHLQLHFVLIPLMSPGHLLPMVDMAKLLAQHGVTVTILTTPVNTVRFKSTIDRAVDSGLQIRLLQLLFPAAEAGLPEGCENMDSLPSRATIKNFFDACKMLQQPFEELFAKLQPPPSCIISGKNLAWTVETARKFGVPRIFFDGMSCFSFSCTHNLEISNAHGAAASKFEPFLVPNLPHQIQLTRAQLPESLNPGSPDLTEVRDKMRAAESVADGILVNTFEELEAEYVKMYRKIKGGKVWCIGPVTSCNKLSLDKAERGEKASKYAQNQIRDWLDSFEPNSVVYTCLGSICGLTAPQLIELGLGLEASNHPFIWAMRSSGGEKSQELEKWMIEEGFEERSKGRGLVIRGWAPQLLILSHKATGAFLTHCGWNSTVEGVSAGVPIIACPLFAEQFINERLVVDVLGIGVSVGVEAAVTWGMEEKFKGVVMKRMDVKWAVEKAMEKGEEGKVRRERAKEIGEMARRAVEEGGSSYLNMEMLIQYVFQQTIGK from the coding sequence ATGATGAGATACCTCCAGTTGCTGCACATGCACAGCTTCACACCTAAAAAAAGAAAGTACAAATGGCGTAGAGACAAACAAAACGTCCAACCCCAAGAAACTCTGAGAAAAGGACACCATCATCTAAATCAGCTGTGGATCTTAAACTTGCCCACCATGGCCAATTCCTCCACTTCTCCGGCAACCCAAATGCCAATCCCTCCCCAAATTGGCCATCTTCAGCTCCACTTTGTTCTGATCCCTCTCATGTCTCCGGGCCATCTTCTCCCTATGGTGGACATGGCCAAGCTTTTGGCTCAGCATGGTGTCACAGTGACCATACTCACAACTCCCGTAAACACTGTTCGATTCAAATCAACCATTGATCGAGCAGTTGACTCCGGGCTGCAGATCCGGCTGCTGCAGCTCCTGTTCCCGGCCGCCGAGGCCGGCCTGCCTGAGGGCTGCGAGAACATGGACTCACTGCCCTCCAGAGCCACCATCAAGAATTTCTTTGATGCTTGCAAGATGCTGCAGCAGCCATTTGAGGAGCTCTTTGCCAAGCTGCAGCCCCCTCCAAGCTGCATAATTTCCGGGAAAAATCTTGCTTGGACAGTGGAAACAGCAAGAAAGTTTGGGGTTCCCAGAATTTTCTTTGATGGGATGAGCTGCTTTTCGTTTTCTTGTACCCATAATTTGGAAATTTCCAACGCTCATGGGGCTGCAGCCTCCAAGTTTGAGCCTTTTCTGGTGCCTAATTTGCCCCATCAAATTCAGCTGACCAGAGCTCAACTTCCTGAATCACTGAATCCGGGCTCACCGGATTTAACTGAAGTTCGAGATAAAATGAGGGCAGCCGAGAGTGTAGCAGATGGGATCCTGGTGAATACTTTCGAAGAATTGGAGGCAGAATATGTGAAAATGTACAGAAAGATTAAGGGTGGGAAAGTCTGGTGTATTGGGCCAGTTACATCTTGCAACAAGCTGAGCCTGGACAAGGCTGAGAGGGGCGAAAAGGCCTCGAAATATGCTCAAAACCAGATACGCGATTGGCTGGATTCATTTGAGCCTAACTCAGTAGTTTATACCTGTCTTGGAAGCATATGTGGCCTCACAGCTCCACAACTCATAGAGCTTGGGCTAGGCCTGGAAGCGTCAAACCATCCCTTCATTTGGGCGATGAGATCATCGGGTGGAGAGAAATCACAGGAGTTGGAGAAATGGATGATTGAAGAGGGGTTTGAAGAGAGAAGCAAAGGGAGGGGCCTTGTGATCAGAGGCTGGGCCCCCCAATTGCTCATCCTATCCCACAAAGCCACAGGGGCATTCTTGACGCACTGTGGGTGGAACTCAACAGTGGAGGGTGTTTCAGCTGGTGTGCCCATCATAGCCTGCCCTTTGTTTGCCGAGCAGTTCATCAATGAGAGGCTGGTGGTCGATGTTCTGGGGATTGGAGTCAGTGTTGGAGTTGAGGCTGCAGTGACATGGGGAATGGAAGAGAAGTTCAAAGGGGTGGTGATGAAGAGAATGGATGTGAAGTGGGCTGTGGAGAAGGCAAtggagaagggagaagaagggaAAGTGAGGAGGGAAAGGGCCAAAGAGATTGGGGAGATGGCAAGGAGGGCAGTGGAAGAAGGGGGTTCTTCTTATCTCAATATGGAGATGTTGATCCAATATGTATTCCAACAAACAATAGGCAAGTAA
- the LOC127789876 gene encoding UDP-glycosyltransferase 73C11-like isoform X1: MALQKHRDLHFVLAPLNSPGHFIPMIDMAKLLARHGLTVTIVTTPLLADRFASTVGRAVDSGLAIRLRQLRFPSMEAGLPEGCESADMIPSVDLLRNFYCALWMLQQPFEQMFQELNPSPSCIIADKNLAWMAEAAKKFNVPRFSFDGMSCFTVLCTHNLSVSKVYESVPETQPFVVPGLPDKIELTRAQLPGVFNPGSLAVQDFRDKVREAEAEAYGVVINSFQELEPNYVNGLKKVKADKVWCIGPLSLCNNDGLDKAQRGNKASIDENQCLKWLDSQQPGSVVYACLGSLCRPPPSQLIELCLGLEASKRPFVWAVRAGEKARELDKWIEEDGFEERTKGRGLIIRGWAPQLLILSHKALGAFLTHCGWNSTLEGVGAGLPMVTWPMFAEQFLNEKLLVQVLGVGVSVGAQVVVHWCEEDKFGVLVKKEAIRRAVEEVMDGGEEGEERRERARKLGKMAKRAMEDGGSSRLNVASLIQDVLQ; this comes from the exons ATGGCCTTGCAGAAGCACCGTGATCTTCACTTCGTTTTGGCGCCTCTCAACTCTCCCGGCCACTTCATCCCCATGATTGACATGGCCAAGTTGCTGGCTCGCCATGGCCTGACCGTCACCATTGTCACCACCCCTCTCCTAGCCGACAGATTCGCCTCCACGGTCGGCCGAGCAGTCGACTCCGGCCTCGCCATCCGGCTTCGCCAGCTCAG GTTCCCGTCCATGGAGGCCGGCCTCCCGGAGGGCTGCGAAAGTGCGGACATGATTCCCTCTGTAGATTTACTAAGGAACTTTTATTGTGCTCTTTGGATGCTACAGCAGCCATTTGAGCAGATGTTTCAGGAGCTTAATCCCTCTCCAAGCTGCATAATAGCTGACAAAAACCTTGCTTGGATGGCGGAAGCAGCCAAGAAATTCAATGTTCCAAGGTTTTCCTTTGATGGAATGAGTTGCTTCACTGTCTTATGTACCCACAATTTAAGTGTCTCCAAGGTTTATGAATCAGTGCCTGAGACTCAGCCGTTTGTCGTTCCCGGCTTGCCAGACAAAATTGAATTAACCAGAGCTCAGTTGCCAGGAGTTTTCAATCCAGGCTCACTGGCAGTTCAAGATTTTCGCGACAAGGTGAGAGAAGCCGAGGCAGAAGCCTATGGGGTGGTGATCAACAGCTTTCAGGAGCTAGAACCAAACTATGTGAATGGACTCAAGAAGGTGAAAGCTGACAAAGTTTGGTGCATCGGACCACTTTCTCTTTGCAACAATGATGGACTAGACAAGGCTCAGAGAGGGAACAAGGCCTCCATTGATGAAAACCAGTGCTTGAAATGGCTGGATTCCCAGCAGCCTGGCTCAGTAGTCTACGCCTGCCTTGGAAGCCTATGCAGGCCCCCTCCTTCCCAGCTGATCGAGCTCTGTCTAGGCCTGGAAGCGTCGAAAAGGCCGTTCGTTTGGGCTGTGAGAGCAGGAGAGAAAGCCAGAGAGCTAGACAAATGGATTGAAGAAGATGGATTCGAGGAAAGAACAAAGGGGAGAGGCCTAATTATCCGTGGCTGGGCACCACAGCTGCTCATCTTGTCTCACAAGGCTTTGGGCGCTTTCTTAACACACTGTGGCTGGAACTCAACTCTGGAAGGCGTCGGTGCTGGCCTTCCAATGGTGACATGGCCGATGTTCGCCGAGCAGTTCTTGAATGAGAAGCTGCTGGTGCAGGTTTTGGGGGTTGGAGTCAGTGTTGGGGCTCAGGTTGTGGTTCATTGGTGCGAGGAAGATAAGTTTGGGGTGTTGGTGAAGAAGGAGGCCATTAGAAGAGCTGTTGAAGAAGTGATGGATGGAggagaagaaggggaagagaggAGGGAAAGAGCAAGAAAGCTTGGGAAAATGGCAAAGAGGGCTATGGAAGATGGGGGTTCTTCTCGCTTGAATGTGGCTTCATTGATTCAAGATGTCCTCCAATAA
- the LOC127789876 gene encoding anthocyanidin 3-O-glucosyltransferase 4-like isoform X2 — MTFFCFFLMSTLYPCPCPCLFYIIEKQARFPSMEAGLPEGCESADMIPSVDLLRNFYCALWMLQQPFEQMFQELNPSPSCIIADKNLAWMAEAAKKFNVPRFSFDGMSCFTVLCTHNLSVSKVYESVPETQPFVVPGLPDKIELTRAQLPGVFNPGSLAVQDFRDKVREAEAEAYGVVINSFQELEPNYVNGLKKVKADKVWCIGPLSLCNNDGLDKAQRGNKASIDENQCLKWLDSQQPGSVVYACLGSLCRPPPSQLIELCLGLEASKRPFVWAVRAGEKARELDKWIEEDGFEERTKGRGLIIRGWAPQLLILSHKALGAFLTHCGWNSTLEGVGAGLPMVTWPMFAEQFLNEKLLVQVLGVGVSVGAQVVVHWCEEDKFGVLVKKEAIRRAVEEVMDGGEEGEERRERARKLGKMAKRAMEDGGSSRLNVASLIQDVLQ, encoded by the exons AtgactttcttttgtttctttttgatGAGTACCCTGTACCCGTGCCCCTGCCCCTGCTTGTTTTACATTATTGAAAAGCAGGCAAG GTTCCCGTCCATGGAGGCCGGCCTCCCGGAGGGCTGCGAAAGTGCGGACATGATTCCCTCTGTAGATTTACTAAGGAACTTTTATTGTGCTCTTTGGATGCTACAGCAGCCATTTGAGCAGATGTTTCAGGAGCTTAATCCCTCTCCAAGCTGCATAATAGCTGACAAAAACCTTGCTTGGATGGCGGAAGCAGCCAAGAAATTCAATGTTCCAAGGTTTTCCTTTGATGGAATGAGTTGCTTCACTGTCTTATGTACCCACAATTTAAGTGTCTCCAAGGTTTATGAATCAGTGCCTGAGACTCAGCCGTTTGTCGTTCCCGGCTTGCCAGACAAAATTGAATTAACCAGAGCTCAGTTGCCAGGAGTTTTCAATCCAGGCTCACTGGCAGTTCAAGATTTTCGCGACAAGGTGAGAGAAGCCGAGGCAGAAGCCTATGGGGTGGTGATCAACAGCTTTCAGGAGCTAGAACCAAACTATGTGAATGGACTCAAGAAGGTGAAAGCTGACAAAGTTTGGTGCATCGGACCACTTTCTCTTTGCAACAATGATGGACTAGACAAGGCTCAGAGAGGGAACAAGGCCTCCATTGATGAAAACCAGTGCTTGAAATGGCTGGATTCCCAGCAGCCTGGCTCAGTAGTCTACGCCTGCCTTGGAAGCCTATGCAGGCCCCCTCCTTCCCAGCTGATCGAGCTCTGTCTAGGCCTGGAAGCGTCGAAAAGGCCGTTCGTTTGGGCTGTGAGAGCAGGAGAGAAAGCCAGAGAGCTAGACAAATGGATTGAAGAAGATGGATTCGAGGAAAGAACAAAGGGGAGAGGCCTAATTATCCGTGGCTGGGCACCACAGCTGCTCATCTTGTCTCACAAGGCTTTGGGCGCTTTCTTAACACACTGTGGCTGGAACTCAACTCTGGAAGGCGTCGGTGCTGGCCTTCCAATGGTGACATGGCCGATGTTCGCCGAGCAGTTCTTGAATGAGAAGCTGCTGGTGCAGGTTTTGGGGGTTGGAGTCAGTGTTGGGGCTCAGGTTGTGGTTCATTGGTGCGAGGAAGATAAGTTTGGGGTGTTGGTGAAGAAGGAGGCCATTAGAAGAGCTGTTGAAGAAGTGATGGATGGAggagaagaaggggaagagaggAGGGAAAGAGCAAGAAAGCTTGGGAAAATGGCAAAGAGGGCTATGGAAGATGGGGGTTCTTCTCGCTTGAATGTGGCTTCATTGATTCAAGATGTCCTCCAATAA
- the LOC127789876 gene encoding anthocyanidin 3-O-glucosyltransferase 4-like isoform X3: MEAGLPEGCESADMIPSVDLLRNFYCALWMLQQPFEQMFQELNPSPSCIIADKNLAWMAEAAKKFNVPRFSFDGMSCFTVLCTHNLSVSKVYESVPETQPFVVPGLPDKIELTRAQLPGVFNPGSLAVQDFRDKVREAEAEAYGVVINSFQELEPNYVNGLKKVKADKVWCIGPLSLCNNDGLDKAQRGNKASIDENQCLKWLDSQQPGSVVYACLGSLCRPPPSQLIELCLGLEASKRPFVWAVRAGEKARELDKWIEEDGFEERTKGRGLIIRGWAPQLLILSHKALGAFLTHCGWNSTLEGVGAGLPMVTWPMFAEQFLNEKLLVQVLGVGVSVGAQVVVHWCEEDKFGVLVKKEAIRRAVEEVMDGGEEGEERRERARKLGKMAKRAMEDGGSSRLNVASLIQDVLQ; this comes from the coding sequence ATGGAGGCCGGCCTCCCGGAGGGCTGCGAAAGTGCGGACATGATTCCCTCTGTAGATTTACTAAGGAACTTTTATTGTGCTCTTTGGATGCTACAGCAGCCATTTGAGCAGATGTTTCAGGAGCTTAATCCCTCTCCAAGCTGCATAATAGCTGACAAAAACCTTGCTTGGATGGCGGAAGCAGCCAAGAAATTCAATGTTCCAAGGTTTTCCTTTGATGGAATGAGTTGCTTCACTGTCTTATGTACCCACAATTTAAGTGTCTCCAAGGTTTATGAATCAGTGCCTGAGACTCAGCCGTTTGTCGTTCCCGGCTTGCCAGACAAAATTGAATTAACCAGAGCTCAGTTGCCAGGAGTTTTCAATCCAGGCTCACTGGCAGTTCAAGATTTTCGCGACAAGGTGAGAGAAGCCGAGGCAGAAGCCTATGGGGTGGTGATCAACAGCTTTCAGGAGCTAGAACCAAACTATGTGAATGGACTCAAGAAGGTGAAAGCTGACAAAGTTTGGTGCATCGGACCACTTTCTCTTTGCAACAATGATGGACTAGACAAGGCTCAGAGAGGGAACAAGGCCTCCATTGATGAAAACCAGTGCTTGAAATGGCTGGATTCCCAGCAGCCTGGCTCAGTAGTCTACGCCTGCCTTGGAAGCCTATGCAGGCCCCCTCCTTCCCAGCTGATCGAGCTCTGTCTAGGCCTGGAAGCGTCGAAAAGGCCGTTCGTTTGGGCTGTGAGAGCAGGAGAGAAAGCCAGAGAGCTAGACAAATGGATTGAAGAAGATGGATTCGAGGAAAGAACAAAGGGGAGAGGCCTAATTATCCGTGGCTGGGCACCACAGCTGCTCATCTTGTCTCACAAGGCTTTGGGCGCTTTCTTAACACACTGTGGCTGGAACTCAACTCTGGAAGGCGTCGGTGCTGGCCTTCCAATGGTGACATGGCCGATGTTCGCCGAGCAGTTCTTGAATGAGAAGCTGCTGGTGCAGGTTTTGGGGGTTGGAGTCAGTGTTGGGGCTCAGGTTGTGGTTCATTGGTGCGAGGAAGATAAGTTTGGGGTGTTGGTGAAGAAGGAGGCCATTAGAAGAGCTGTTGAAGAAGTGATGGATGGAggagaagaaggggaagagaggAGGGAAAGAGCAAGAAAGCTTGGGAAAATGGCAAAGAGGGCTATGGAAGATGGGGGTTCTTCTCGCTTGAATGTGGCTTCATTGATTCAAGATGTCCTCCAATAA